The nucleotide sequence GTACTGAAGTTAACAAAGCGCGTCGTTCGCGTATCCGCACCTTCCTGCGCAAGGTTGAGGAAGCTATTGCTTCCGGCGACAAGGATGCCGCCAGCGCCGCTCTGCGCAGCGCTCAGCCGGAGCTGATGCGCGGTGTGACGAAGGGCATCGTTCATAAGAACACCGCAGCGCGCAAAATGTCGCGCCTGTCGGCACGCGTCAAAGCGATCGCCTAAGAGAATCCGATCGCTAGCAGGAAGTGGGGCACGATTCATCGTGCCCTTTTTTCTTGCGTATGTGCATGTGGCTGTATTGCCGCAACCATGA is from Qingshengfaniella alkalisoli and encodes:
- the rpsT gene encoding 30S ribosomal protein S20 produces the protein MANTPQSKKRARQAERRTEVNKARRSRIRTFLRKVEEAIASGDKDAASAALRSAQPELMRGVTKGIVHKNTAARKMSRLSARVKAIA